A portion of the Roseibium salinum genome contains these proteins:
- a CDS encoding NAD-dependent epimerase/dehydratase family protein, which translates to MSRDLLQSEKSPGDQQFGFVEWFRPGDYERTEQIISELERSSAAYLRTHLSWAEYLAPGGEEWFDWLIPKLCPHLDLLLCVHYTPPSMSRTGRTSGAPHVLKSYADFVDHVLTRYGKHFRHLELWNEPNNLLDWDWREDPDFQLFSEMVGGAAYWAKQRGYKPVLGGPSPLDPYWLNLMGERGVLNVVDAVGLHGFPGTWDSEQGSWGGWDMHLGEMRRIIDNYNPEAEIWITETGYSTWRNDEMEQVRKFAKTLDLPADRLYWYSWRDIPPDIAVQEGLWFDPRHYHLGAVRHEGQPKLLARLLSEGGVGRIREIAQLAAPKVASANAPIVITGGCGFIGSNLAESFLLEGEDVIVVDNLARSGVDDNLSWLKAKHGDRVHPVFADVRDRQTVEDALKDARAVFHLAAQTAVTTSLDDPVDDFETNARGSLNILEAVRRTGKRMPVILASTNKVYGQLEKVELFEADGRYLPVDEAIRDLGIAEEYPLDFCTPYGCSKGVADQYFLDYAKSFQIPTAVLRMSCIYGPRQHGTEDQGWVAHFLLRALAGLPVSLYGDGKQVRDILYVDDAVRAYRRVHDEIGTVSGQAYNLGGGPENAVSLLTVLDEIEAITGRPVNVTFNDWRAGDQRYFVADTGKLRRHTNWAASVHWRMGLRSLTRWLADHRFEEGGLAVERQRAFA; encoded by the coding sequence ATGAGCCGGGACCTTCTCCAATCAGAGAAATCTCCAGGCGACCAGCAATTTGGTTTTGTCGAGTGGTTCAGACCTGGCGACTACGAACGGACCGAGCAGATCATTTCGGAACTGGAGCGTTCGTCGGCCGCGTATCTGCGCACGCATTTATCCTGGGCGGAGTACTTGGCCCCGGGTGGCGAGGAATGGTTCGACTGGCTGATCCCGAAGTTGTGTCCGCATTTGGATCTCTTGCTTTGCGTTCACTATACGCCGCCTTCCATGTCGCGAACGGGACGCACATCGGGAGCGCCCCACGTTCTCAAGTCCTATGCCGACTTCGTCGACCATGTCCTCACGCGCTACGGGAAGCACTTCAGACATCTGGAACTCTGGAATGAGCCCAACAACCTTCTCGACTGGGACTGGCGCGAAGATCCCGATTTCCAGCTCTTTTCCGAAATGGTCGGCGGCGCAGCCTATTGGGCAAAGCAACGGGGCTACAAGCCGGTGCTCGGCGGCCCTAGCCCGCTCGATCCCTATTGGCTGAACCTTATGGGCGAACGCGGCGTGCTCAACGTCGTGGACGCGGTCGGACTTCATGGCTTTCCCGGAACCTGGGACAGCGAGCAAGGATCGTGGGGTGGCTGGGACATGCATCTCGGCGAGATGCGCAGGATCATCGACAACTACAATCCTGAGGCTGAGATCTGGATAACCGAGACCGGTTACTCAACGTGGCGGAACGACGAGATGGAACAGGTCCGGAAGTTCGCCAAGACGCTGGATCTGCCGGCTGACCGTCTCTACTGGTACTCCTGGCGGGACATTCCACCAGACATCGCGGTTCAGGAAGGGCTGTGGTTCGATCCCCGCCATTACCACCTCGGCGCGGTCCGGCACGAAGGACAGCCGAAGCTGCTGGCCCGGCTGCTGTCAGAAGGTGGGGTCGGCCGCATTCGGGAAATCGCACAATTGGCGGCACCGAAAGTTGCTTCGGCCAACGCTCCGATCGTCATTACCGGCGGCTGCGGGTTCATCGGCTCCAATCTGGCGGAAAGCTTTCTGTTGGAGGGTGAAGACGTCATCGTCGTGGACAATCTGGCCCGGTCCGGCGTGGATGACAACCTGTCCTGGCTCAAGGCGAAACACGGCGACCGGGTCCATCCGGTCTTTGCCGATGTGCGGGACCGGCAGACGGTCGAAGACGCGCTCAAGGATGCCAGGGCGGTCTTCCATCTCGCGGCACAAACCGCCGTTACGACCAGCCTTGACGACCCCGTCGATGACTTCGAAACGAATGCCCGTGGATCGCTCAATATCCTGGAAGCGGTCCGCAGGACAGGCAAGCGAATGCCGGTCATTCTGGCCAGTACCAACAAGGTCTACGGTCAACTCGAAAAGGTCGAATTGTTCGAGGCGGACGGCCGCTATCTTCCCGTCGACGAGGCGATCAGAGACCTGGGCATTGCAGAAGAATACCCGCTTGATTTCTGCACGCCCTATGGCTGCTCGAAAGGCGTGGCCGACCAGTATTTCCTGGACTACGCGAAGTCCTTCCAGATCCCGACGGCCGTCCTGAGAATGAGCTGCATCTACGGTCCCCGGCAGCATGGCACGGAAGACCAGGGATGGGTGGCGCACTTCCTGCTTCGGGCCCTGGCCGGACTTCCGGTCTCTCTTTATGGAGACGGCAAGCAGGTTCGCGACATCCTGTATGTCGACGACGCTGTGCGCGCTTATCGCCGTGTCCATGATGAGATCGGGACCGTGAGTGGACAAGCCTACAACCTGGGAGGCGGTCCCGAGAACGCGGTCAGCTTGCTCACCGTCCTTGACGAGATCGAAGCGATTACCGGCCGCCCGGTCAACGTTACCTTCAACGATTGGCGTGCCGGCGATCAACGGTACTTCGTTGCCGACACGGGCAAGCTCCGTCGACACACAAACTGGGCGGCCAGCGTCCACTGGCGCATGGGACTGAGGAGCCTGACCCGCTGGCTTGCCGACCACAGGTTTGAAGAAGGGGGCCTCGCTGTCGAGCGCCAGCGTGCTTTTGCATGA
- a CDS encoding Lrp/AsnC family transcriptional regulator has translation MELSNSDRAVLRLVQRDADITIAELAEQIGVSPSAAQRKLQRLKETRVIQRTVALVDTKRVGGSVTLLVELELERDRPELLPGLHDWISRTPEVQQAWCLTGRGDYTLVVVAGSVEHFDELASDMMTSNPNIRKFTTSVVLKHIKRSLEIPV, from the coding sequence ATGGAACTCTCCAATTCAGATCGCGCCGTGCTTCGCCTCGTCCAGCGAGATGCTGATATCACAATCGCTGAACTTGCCGAACAGATCGGCGTTTCGCCGTCCGCGGCACAGCGCAAATTGCAGCGTCTCAAGGAAACGAGAGTGATCCAGCGCACCGTCGCGCTGGTGGACACCAAACGGGTCGGCGGCTCTGTCACATTGCTGGTGGAACTCGAACTGGAGCGGGACCGACCGGAGCTTCTGCCCGGATTGCACGACTGGATTTCCCGGACACCGGAGGTCCAGCAGGCCTGGTGCCTGACCGGGCGGGGTGACTACACACTGGTCGTCGTCGCCGGGTCCGTCGAGCATTTTGACGAACTGGCATCGGACATGATGACGTCCAATCCCAACATTCGCAAGTTCACCACCAGCGTGGTGCTCAAGCATATCAAACGCAGCCTCGAAATACCCGTGTGA